From Streptomyces sp. NBC_00690, a single genomic window includes:
- a CDS encoding mobile element transfer protein — translation MPRPKRFRNLTRSGPVQIGTHNDARGREKHTAACTAPRCGFSADYDSRAAAELAARTHHCTP, via the coding sequence ATGCCGCGCCCGAAGCGCTTCCGGAACTTGACCCGCTCTGGCCCGGTGCAGATCGGTACCCACAACGACGCTCGGGGCCGGGAGAAGCACACCGCCGCGTGCACGGCCCCGCGTTGTGGCTTCTCGGCCGATTACGACTCACGCGCTGCCGCTGAGCTCGCCGCCCGTACTCACCACTGCACTCCCTGA
- a CDS encoding DUF2637 domain-containing protein gives MRTIKVDAVLVQAVIAAALSFAHLHDLAAAAGQSGWKAWAYPISVDLLMVAAWRRLRSGSTPVMAWSWFLIALFASLGANVATAGLLDLDSPPAWLRVLVAGWPALAFLGGSLLAHTPTAETPTEPTPTVPDPGPVAEPAPDPIPKPDPAPALDPAPAPVAVPATPVVPAALVDHARKIAAEHQARTGARMDADALRARLGVPPAMAHAIAVQLT, from the coding sequence ATGCGCACCATCAAGGTTGATGCGGTCCTCGTTCAGGCGGTGATCGCTGCCGCCCTGTCCTTCGCCCACCTGCACGACCTCGCCGCCGCTGCCGGCCAATCCGGGTGGAAAGCCTGGGCCTACCCGATCAGCGTGGATCTGCTCATGGTCGCGGCGTGGCGTCGACTGCGCTCCGGGTCGACACCGGTCATGGCCTGGTCCTGGTTCCTGATCGCCCTGTTCGCCTCACTCGGCGCGAACGTCGCCACCGCTGGCTTGCTCGACCTCGACTCGCCCCCGGCATGGCTCCGTGTCCTGGTAGCGGGCTGGCCCGCCCTGGCCTTCCTCGGCGGAAGCCTCCTCGCCCACACACCAACCGCTGAGACACCCACCGAACCGACTCCAACCGTCCCTGATCCGGGACCGGTTGCCGAACCTGCTCCCGACCCGATCCCCAAGCCCGACCCTGCCCCGGCTCTCGACCCTGCTCCGGCCCCCGTAGCTGTTCCGGCGACTCCGGTGGTGCCGGCCGCGCTGGTGGACCACGCCCGAAAGATCGCGGCGGAGCACCAGGCCCGTACCGGTGCCCGGATGGATGCCGACGCCCTACGAGCCCGGCTCGGAGTACCCCCGGCCATGGCCCACGCCATCGCTGTCCAACTCACCTGA
- a CDS encoding FtsK/SpoIIIE domain-containing protein produces MSDLITAVEVSGALAAAGGLGYAKVRAPRVWWSLVGLPVVRVRFAVTYRATMDVCGLTVQPSRVRAFMVRTVARRSDVLPVPPQVRRVRYSSTGLRVTLRLPAGLEPADVSAASARLRHAWGVYSVAVVESKPGFVELRMTGYDVLRRVRMPRVRKLAGPLVVPVALREDGSAFVRDYRAVPHALTLGANQSGKSMYQRNLIKGLASLDVALVGIDCKRGVEQGRFTSRFSGFATTPDEASGLLDALVGEMESRFDLLSLHQVSDLWDLPASLRPVPLVVLVDEVAELFLTSAKKDEERRDRMVMQMVRLAQMARAVGIYLEVCGQRFGSELGRGATMLRAQLTGRVVHRVNDRQTAEMGLGDISSEAMMAACSIPPDRPGIAVAGDTSGGWSRIRTPEITADDTAAACRKFAHLTPNIAALAPYRPNPSIRVGDFPAFDFTTTLATPRAATE; encoded by the coding sequence ATGTCGGATTTGATCACTGCGGTGGAGGTGTCGGGGGCGTTAGCGGCTGCTGGTGGTCTCGGGTATGCGAAGGTGCGGGCTCCGCGTGTGTGGTGGTCGCTGGTGGGTCTGCCGGTGGTGCGGGTGCGGTTCGCGGTGACGTATCGGGCGACGATGGATGTGTGTGGGCTCACCGTGCAGCCGTCTCGTGTGCGGGCGTTCATGGTGCGGACGGTGGCTCGTCGGTCGGATGTGCTGCCGGTTCCTCCCCAGGTGCGGCGGGTTCGGTACTCGTCTACGGGGTTGCGGGTGACTCTGCGTCTTCCGGCTGGTCTGGAGCCTGCGGATGTCTCGGCTGCTTCTGCGCGGTTGCGTCATGCGTGGGGCGTGTACTCGGTCGCGGTGGTGGAGTCGAAGCCGGGCTTCGTGGAACTGCGGATGACCGGCTATGACGTGCTGCGGCGTGTGCGGATGCCTCGTGTACGGAAGCTTGCCGGGCCGTTGGTGGTGCCGGTCGCACTGCGGGAGGACGGTTCGGCCTTCGTCCGGGACTATCGGGCGGTGCCGCACGCTCTGACCCTGGGGGCGAATCAGTCGGGCAAGTCGATGTATCAGCGCAACCTGATCAAGGGGCTCGCTTCCTTGGACGTGGCCTTGGTGGGGATCGACTGCAAGCGCGGTGTGGAACAGGGCCGGTTCACCTCTCGGTTCTCCGGCTTCGCGACCACACCGGATGAGGCTTCCGGGCTGCTGGACGCGCTGGTGGGTGAGATGGAATCCCGCTTTGATCTGCTGAGCCTGCATCAGGTCTCGGACCTGTGGGACCTGCCTGCGTCACTCCGTCCGGTGCCCCTGGTGGTCCTGGTCGATGAGGTCGCCGAACTGTTCCTGACCTCGGCCAAGAAGGATGAGGAACGCCGGGACCGCATGGTCATGCAGATGGTCCGGCTCGCTCAGATGGCTCGCGCGGTCGGGATCTATTTGGAGGTCTGCGGGCAGCGTTTCGGCTCGGAACTCGGCCGTGGGGCGACCATGCTGCGTGCCCAGTTGACTGGCCGTGTCGTGCATCGGGTCAATGACCGGCAGACCGCTGAAATGGGCCTCGGTGATATCTCGTCTGAGGCGATGATGGCGGCCTGCTCCATCCCGCCTGACCGGCCTGGTATCGCGGTCGCGGGGGATACCTCGGGGGGCTGGTCGCGTATCCGCACTCCCGAGATCACAGCGGATGACACTGCCGCTGCCTGCCGGAAGTTCGCGCACCTGACGCCCAACATTGCGGCCCTGGCACCCTACCGGCCGAACCCGTCGATTCGGGTGGGCGACTTCCCGGCCTTCGACTTCACCACCACGCTCGCCACTCCGCGCGCAGCGACCGAGTAG